From the Streptomyces sp. KMM 9044 genome, one window contains:
- a CDS encoding CobW family GTP-binding protein yields the protein MERSSGRQIPVVVLAGFLGSGKTTLLNHLLHHSGGSRIGAVVNDFGAIEIDAMAVAGALGDSTVSLGNGCLCCAVDGSELDVYLERLARPSAGIDVIVIEASGLAEPQELVRMVLACEHPRIVYGGLVEVVDAAEFEETRARHPGIDRHLGLADLVVVNKLDRAADAHGVLGAVRSLVDRAAVVPAVHGRVDPEFLFDCRPGEERVGQLSFDDLHRHESAADDEHAGHLHARYDSLSFASATPLGPRRLIRFLDSRPEGLYRIKGYVDFGPYDAGNRYAVHAVGRFLRFSPEPWPAGAERLTQLVLIGTGIDTAALRKELEEACGSDALDDPGAPHADERGMWGVLRYVREPDDPRGQDDPQG from the coding sequence GTGGAGCGCAGCAGTGGTCGGCAGATTCCGGTCGTCGTCCTGGCCGGATTTCTCGGATCCGGGAAGACCACCCTGCTCAACCACCTCCTCCACCACAGCGGTGGCAGCCGTATCGGGGCCGTCGTCAACGACTTCGGTGCCATCGAGATCGACGCCATGGCGGTGGCCGGAGCGCTCGGAGACTCGACCGTCTCGCTCGGCAACGGGTGCCTGTGCTGTGCCGTCGACGGCAGCGAACTGGACGTGTATCTCGAGCGGCTGGCGCGGCCGTCCGCCGGGATCGACGTCATCGTCATCGAGGCCAGCGGTCTCGCCGAGCCGCAGGAACTCGTGCGGATGGTGCTCGCCTGCGAACACCCCCGGATCGTGTACGGCGGGCTCGTAGAGGTCGTGGACGCCGCCGAGTTCGAGGAGACGAGGGCCCGGCATCCCGGGATCGACCGGCATCTCGGCCTCGCCGACCTGGTCGTCGTGAACAAGCTCGACCGGGCGGCGGACGCGCACGGCGTGCTCGGCGCCGTGCGGTCGCTCGTGGACCGCGCCGCCGTCGTTCCCGCCGTGCACGGCCGCGTCGATCCGGAGTTCCTCTTCGACTGCCGGCCCGGTGAGGAGCGTGTCGGGCAGCTCTCCTTCGACGACCTGCACCGGCACGAGTCCGCCGCGGACGACGAGCACGCCGGGCATCTGCACGCCCGGTACGACAGCCTGTCCTTCGCCTCCGCGACGCCCCTCGGTCCGCGGCGGCTGATCCGGTTCCTCGACAGCCGCCCGGAAGGGCTCTACCGGATCAAGGGATACGTCGACTTCGGGCCGTACGACGCCGGGAACCGGTACGCGGTGCATGCCGTCGGGCGGTTCCTCCGGTTCTCCCCGGAGCCCTGGCCGGCCGGTGCGGAGCGGCTCACGCAACTGGTGCTCATCGGGACCGGCATCGACACCGCCGCCCTCCGCAAGGAACTGGAGGAGGCCTGCGGCAGCGACGCCCTCGATGACCCCGGCGCCCCACACGCCGACGAGCGGGGCATGTGGGGCGTGCTGCGGTACGTACGGGAGCCCGACGACCCGCGGGGCCAGGACGACCCGCAGGGTTAG
- a CDS encoding DNA gyrase/topoisomerase IV subunit B yields the protein MTAETSVPSTALLAGADRDGSNYTARHLLVLEGLEAVRKRPGMYIGSTDSRGLMHCLWEIIDNSVDEALGGHCDHIDVILHDDGSVEVRDNGRGIPVDVEPKTGLSGVEVVMTKLHAGGKFGGGSYAASGGLHGVGASVVNALSARLDVEVDRGGHTHAISFRRGVPGAFAALGPDAKFEAGSGLRRTKKIPKARSGTRVRYWADRQIFLKDAKPALETLHQRARQTAFLVPGLTIVVRDELGLGDGGSKGEESFRFDGGISEFCEFLATDKAVCNTLRFTGQGTFKETVPVLDERGQMTPTEVTRELGVDVAMRWGTGYDTTLRSFVNIIATPKGGTHVAGFEQAVAKTVNEVLRTKKMLRVAEDDVVKDDALEGLTAVVTVRLSEPQFEGQTKEVLGTSAARRIVNTVISRELKAFLTSTKRDDAPQARVVLEKAVAAARTRIAARQHKDAQRRKTALESSSLPAKLADCRSDDVERSELFIVEGDSALGTAKLARNSEFQALLPIRGKILNVQKSSVTDMLKNAECGAIIQVIGAGSGRTFDIDAARYGKIIMMTDADVDGSHIRTLLLTLFHRYMRPMVESGRVFAAVPPLHRVELVQPRRGQDKYVYTYSDRELRDRLMDFETRNIRYKDSIQRYKGLGEMDADQLAETTMDPRHRTLRRINLTDLEAAEQVFDLLMGNDVAPRKEFISNSAATLDRSRIDA from the coding sequence GTGACCGCCGAGACGTCCGTGCCGTCCACAGCGCTGCTGGCAGGAGCAGACCGGGACGGTTCCAACTACACCGCGCGGCACCTGCTCGTCCTCGAGGGGCTCGAGGCCGTGCGGAAGCGCCCCGGGATGTACATCGGGTCGACCGACAGCCGCGGTCTGATGCACTGCCTCTGGGAGATCATCGACAACTCGGTGGACGAGGCCCTCGGGGGCCACTGCGACCACATCGATGTGATCCTCCATGACGACGGCTCGGTGGAGGTCCGGGACAACGGCCGGGGCATCCCGGTCGACGTGGAACCCAAGACCGGCCTCTCGGGTGTTGAGGTCGTCATGACCAAGCTGCACGCCGGCGGCAAGTTCGGCGGCGGTTCGTACGCCGCCTCCGGCGGCCTGCACGGCGTCGGCGCGTCCGTGGTCAACGCGCTCTCCGCGCGGCTGGACGTCGAGGTGGACCGCGGTGGGCACACCCACGCGATCAGCTTCCGCCGCGGTGTTCCCGGCGCCTTCGCCGCCCTGGGGCCGGACGCGAAGTTCGAGGCCGGGAGCGGGCTGCGCAGGACGAAGAAGATCCCGAAGGCCCGCAGCGGCACGCGCGTGCGCTACTGGGCCGACCGCCAGATCTTCCTCAAGGACGCCAAGCCGGCCCTGGAGACCCTGCACCAGCGCGCCCGCCAGACCGCGTTCCTGGTGCCCGGCCTGACCATCGTCGTCCGCGACGAACTCGGGCTCGGTGACGGCGGCAGCAAGGGCGAGGAGTCCTTCCGCTTCGACGGAGGCATCAGCGAGTTCTGCGAGTTCCTGGCCACCGACAAGGCCGTCTGCAACACCCTCCGCTTCACTGGGCAGGGCACCTTCAAGGAGACGGTCCCGGTCCTGGACGAGCGCGGCCAGATGACCCCCACCGAGGTGACCCGAGAGCTCGGCGTCGACGTCGCGATGCGCTGGGGAACCGGCTACGACACGACCCTCCGGTCGTTCGTCAACATCATCGCCACCCCCAAGGGGGGTACCCATGTCGCCGGCTTCGAGCAGGCCGTCGCCAAGACGGTGAACGAGGTGCTGCGTACGAAGAAGATGCTGCGGGTGGCCGAGGACGACGTCGTCAAGGACGACGCCTTGGAGGGCCTCACAGCGGTCGTCACCGTCCGCCTGTCCGAGCCGCAGTTCGAGGGCCAGACCAAGGAGGTCCTCGGCACCTCGGCGGCCCGACGCATCGTGAACACCGTGATCTCCCGGGAGCTCAAGGCCTTCCTGACCTCCACCAAACGCGACGACGCCCCGCAGGCCCGTGTGGTCCTGGAGAAAGCGGTCGCCGCGGCCCGTACGCGCATCGCCGCCCGTCAGCACAAGGATGCCCAGCGCCGCAAGACGGCCCTGGAGTCCTCCTCGCTGCCGGCCAAGCTCGCCGACTGCCGCAGCGACGACGTCGAGCGCAGCGAGTTGTTCATCGTCGAGGGAGACTCCGCGCTCGGCACGGCGAAGCTCGCCCGGAACTCCGAGTTCCAGGCGCTGCTGCCGATCCGGGGCAAGATCCTCAACGTTCAGAAGTCGTCCGTGACGGACATGCTGAAGAACGCGGAGTGCGGGGCGATCATCCAGGTCATAGGGGCCGGATCCGGGCGGACGTTCGATATCGACGCGGCGCGTTACGGCAAGATCATCATGATGACCGACGCCGATGTGGACGGTTCCCACATCCGCACCCTGCTCCTGACGCTGTTCCACCGCTACATGCGGCCCATGGTCGAGTCCGGCCGGGTGTTCGCCGCGGTGCCGCCGCTGCACCGCGTCGAGCTCGTCCAGCCCAGGAGGGGCCAGGACAAGTACGTGTACACGTACTCGGACCGTGAGCTGCGCGACAGACTGATGGACTTCGAGACCAGGAACATCCGCTACAAGGACTCGATCCAGCGCTACAAGGGCCTCGGTGAGATGGACGCCGACCAACTGGCCGAGACGACCATGGACCCACGCCACCGCACCCTGCGCCGGATCAACCTCACCGACCTGGAGGCCGCCGAGCAGGTCTTCGATCTGCTCATGGGCAACGACGTCGCCCCGCGCAAGGAGTTCATCTCCAACTCGGCGGCGACACTGGACCGGTCGCGCATCGACGCGTAG
- a CDS encoding solute symporter family protein, translating to MFILGHAPKRRPPPLGRRRSRESRRTCRKTLRGISGLIALFGYDGMLYSVGFLVTWLVVLLLVAELVCNCGRFTLADVVAARMRERPVRIAAGTSSVTVSVLYLVAQMAGAGSLVALLPGSRSEAAQAWTVVGVGALMVIYVSMGGMRATTWIQIVKAVLLLGGTVALTVLVLLRFHGDLNRMLLTAAERSGHGEAFLAPGLAYGGDWTSRFDFMSLGLALVLGTAGLPHILSRFHTVPTARAARRSVIWPIGLIGGFYLMTIVLGFGAAAIVGPDAVRGSNTAGNTAVPLLALDLGGGAGSTGGTVLFAVVAATAFATILAVVAGITLASSASVAHDLYASLRRRDRKPRSEVAVARAAALGIGVLAIALGLLARDLNVAFLVGLAFAVAASANLPVLLYSLFWRGFTTRGAVWAVYGGLIPAMALVLLSPVVSGSPASLFPGVDFHLFPLQNPGLVSIPLGFLAGWLGTVTSAETPDEAKHAEAEVRSLTGAGAV from the coding sequence CTGTTCATCCTTGGGCATGCGCCAAAGAGACGACCGCCCCCACTCGGGCGGAGGCGGTCCCGAGAGTCCCGCCGGACATGCCGAAAGACGCTCCGTGGCATCTCCGGGCTGATCGCCCTTTTCGGCTACGACGGGATGCTGTACTCGGTGGGCTTCCTGGTGACCTGGCTCGTGGTACTGCTCCTGGTCGCGGAACTGGTGTGCAACTGCGGCCGGTTCACCCTCGCCGACGTGGTGGCGGCCCGGATGAGGGAACGGCCCGTGCGTATCGCCGCGGGAACGTCGTCGGTCACCGTGTCCGTCCTGTACCTGGTGGCGCAGATGGCGGGCGCGGGCAGCCTGGTCGCGCTGCTGCCCGGCAGCCGGAGCGAGGCGGCGCAGGCCTGGACCGTCGTCGGCGTCGGGGCACTCATGGTGATCTACGTGTCGATGGGAGGGATGCGGGCCACCACCTGGATCCAGATCGTCAAGGCGGTCCTGCTGCTCGGTGGCACCGTCGCGCTGACCGTTCTCGTCCTGCTGCGGTTCCACGGCGACCTCAACCGGATGTTGCTCACGGCGGCCGAGCGCAGCGGTCACGGGGAGGCCTTCCTGGCCCCCGGGCTCGCCTACGGCGGGGACTGGACCTCCCGGTTCGACTTCATGAGCCTGGGACTCGCGCTGGTGCTGGGCACGGCCGGGCTGCCGCACATCCTGTCCCGCTTCCACACCGTCCCGACCGCGCGGGCGGCCCGGCGTTCGGTCATCTGGCCGATCGGACTGATCGGCGGGTTCTACCTGATGACGATCGTGCTCGGCTTCGGTGCCGCGGCCATCGTCGGACCGGATGCCGTACGCGGGTCCAACACGGCCGGGAACACGGCGGTTCCGCTGCTGGCGCTCGACCTCGGCGGCGGCGCCGGCTCCACCGGCGGGACGGTGCTGTTCGCGGTCGTCGCCGCGACAGCCTTCGCCACGATCCTCGCCGTCGTCGCCGGGATCACGCTCGCCTCGTCGGCGTCCGTCGCCCACGACCTGTACGCGTCCCTGCGGCGCCGCGACAGGAAACCGCGCAGCGAGGTGGCCGTGGCCCGGGCGGCCGCGCTCGGCATCGGCGTGCTCGCGATCGCGCTCGGCCTGCTGGCCCGCGATCTCAACGTCGCCTTCCTCGTCGGGCTGGCCTTCGCCGTGGCCGCTTCCGCCAACCTGCCCGTGCTGCTCTACTCACTGTTCTGGCGCGGATTCACCACCAGGGGCGCCGTGTGGGCCGTCTACGGCGGGCTGATCCCGGCGATGGCGCTGGTCCTGCTCTCCCCGGTGGTCTCCGGCAGCCCGGCATCCCTGTTTCCCGGCGTCGACTTCCACCTCTTCCCGCTCCAGAACCCCGGCCTGGTCTCCATCCCGCTCGGTTTCCTCGCCGGTTGGCTCGGCACGGTGACCTCGGCCGAGACCCCGGACGAGGCCAAGCACGCGGAGGCCGAGGTGCGGTCGCTGACGGGCGCGGGGGCGGTGTGA
- a CDS encoding S1 family peptidase: MCRRLARVLVRPLVLAAAAAAMPLAAAAPAVADRIVVGGFPVDAAQSPWTVALSSRDRFGGTRAGQFCGGVAVGRTTVLTAAHCMDKEVLGARPDRVPDLRVISGRTDLLSEQGEETAVREAWVNPGYDPVSNSGDFAVLTLASPLPSGSVIGMAGAGDPGYWADTPATVYGWGDTTGFGTYAGSLHAARVRVLRDTVCEAAYPGGAEGTYRAGTMLCAGEQAGGPDACQGDSGGPLVAEGRLIGLVSWGSGCGWADSPGVYTRVSEVMRALDGPRARQAGKAPDGA; encoded by the coding sequence ATGTGTCGTCGCCTGGCCCGGGTTCTGGTCCGGCCGCTGGTCCTTGCCGCCGCCGCGGCCGCGATGCCCCTGGCAGCGGCTGCTCCGGCGGTCGCGGACCGCATCGTCGTCGGCGGTTTCCCGGTCGATGCGGCCCAGAGCCCGTGGACCGTGGCGCTGTCCAGCCGTGACCGCTTCGGGGGTACCCGGGCGGGACAGTTCTGCGGGGGTGTGGCCGTCGGCCGGACCACCGTGCTCACCGCTGCCCACTGTATGGACAAAGAGGTCCTGGGGGCGCGTCCGGACCGGGTGCCCGACCTCAGAGTGATCTCGGGCCGTACGGACCTGCTCTCGGAGCAGGGCGAGGAGACAGCGGTGCGTGAGGCCTGGGTGAACCCGGGATACGACCCGGTCAGCAACTCCGGCGACTTCGCCGTGCTCACCCTGGCCTCACCGCTGCCCTCCGGCTCGGTGATCGGCATGGCCGGCGCGGGCGATCCCGGATACTGGGCCGACACCCCGGCGACCGTCTACGGCTGGGGGGACACCACGGGCTTCGGGACCTACGCCGGCAGCCTTCACGCGGCACGGGTGCGCGTGCTGCGCGACACCGTGTGCGAGGCCGCGTACCCGGGCGGAGCCGAGGGCACGTACCGCGCAGGGACGATGCTGTGCGCCGGTGAGCAGGCCGGCGGGCCGGACGCCTGCCAGGGGGACAGCGGCGGACCGCTGGTGGCCGAGGGGAGGCTGATCGGCCTGGTGTCCTGGGGCAGCGGATGCGGCTGGGCGGACTCTCCCGGGGTCTACACGCGTGTGTCCGAGGTCATGCGGGCGCTCGACGGGCCTCGGGCCCGCCAGGCCGGAAAGGCGCCCGACGGTGCCTGA
- a CDS encoding RNA polymerase sigma factor — translation MSASTSRTLPPEIAESVSVMALIERGKAEGQIAGDDVRRAFEADQIPATQWKNVLRSLNQILEEEGVTLMVSAAEPKRTRKSVAAKSPAKRTATKTVAAKATTPRKASAAMPAAPDADAIAEEESPVKKAAAKKTTAKKAPAKKAAVKKTVAKKTAAKKDEAEATDEEAVEEVKATDEPEGTENAGFVLSDEDEDDAPAQQVAAAGATADPVKDYLKQIGKVPLLNAEQEVELAKRIEAGLFAEDKLANSDKLAPKLKRELEIIAEDGRRAKNHLLEANLRLVVSLAKRYTGRGMLFLDLIQEGNLGLIRAVEKFDYTKGYKFSTYATWWIRQAITRAMADQARTIRIPVHMVEVINKLARVQRQMLQDLGREPTPEELAKELDMTPEKVIEVQKYGREPISLHTPLGEDGDSEFGDLIEDSEAVVPADAVSFTLLQEQLHSVLDTLSEREAGVVSMRFGLTDGQPKTLDEIGKVYGVTRERIRQIESKTMSKLRHPSRSQVLRDYLD, via the coding sequence TCGGGCCTTCGAAGCTGACCAGATTCCGGCCACTCAGTGGAAGAACGTACTGCGCAGCCTCAACCAGATCCTCGAGGAAGAGGGTGTGACGCTGATGGTCAGTGCCGCAGAGCCCAAGCGCACCCGAAAGAGCGTCGCAGCGAAGAGTCCCGCCAAGCGCACGGCGACCAAGACGGTCGCGGCGAAGGCGACGACCCCGCGGAAGGCCAGTGCCGCCATGCCGGCCGCGCCCGACGCGGACGCCATCGCCGAGGAGGAGTCGCCTGTCAAGAAGGCGGCTGCCAAGAAGACCACCGCGAAGAAGGCGCCCGCCAAGAAGGCGGCGGTGAAGAAGACGGTCGCCAAGAAGACCGCGGCCAAGAAGGACGAGGCCGAGGCGACCGACGAGGAGGCCGTCGAGGAGGTCAAGGCGACGGACGAGCCGGAGGGTACGGAGAACGCCGGTTTCGTCCTCTCCGACGAGGACGAGGACGACGCGCCCGCCCAGCAGGTCGCCGCCGCCGGTGCCACCGCCGATCCGGTCAAGGACTACCTCAAGCAGATCGGTAAGGTGCCCCTGCTCAACGCCGAGCAGGAGGTCGAGCTCGCCAAGCGGATCGAAGCCGGTCTGTTCGCCGAGGACAAGCTGGCCAACTCCGACAAGCTGGCGCCGAAGCTCAAGCGCGAGCTGGAGATCATCGCAGAGGACGGGCGTCGCGCCAAGAACCACCTCCTGGAGGCCAACCTCCGCCTGGTGGTCTCCCTGGCCAAGCGCTACACAGGCCGCGGCATGCTTTTCCTGGACCTCATCCAGGAGGGAAACCTCGGTCTGATCCGCGCGGTGGAGAAGTTCGACTACACCAAGGGCTACAAGTTCTCCACCTACGCCACCTGGTGGATCCGTCAGGCGATCACCCGCGCGATGGCCGACCAGGCCCGCACCATCCGTATCCCGGTGCACATGGTCGAGGTCATCAACAAGCTCGCGCGTGTGCAACGCCAGATGCTCCAGGATCTGGGCCGCGAGCCCACCCCGGAGGAGCTGGCCAAGGAACTCGACATGACCCCGGAAAAGGTCATCGAGGTTCAGAAGTACGGTCGCGAGCCCATCTCCCTGCATACTCCGCTGGGCGAGGACGGCGACAGCGAGTTCGGTGACCTCATCGAGGACTCCGAGGCCGTCGTCCCGGCGGACGCGGTCAGCTTCACGCTTCTGCAGGAGCAGCTGCACTCCGTCCTGGACACCCTGTCCGAGCGCGAGGCGGGCGTCGTCTCCATGCGCTTCGGTCTCACCGACGGTCAGCCGAAGACCCTCGACGAGATCGGCAAGGTGTACGGCGTCACGCGCGAGCGGATCCGCCAGATCGAGTCCAAGACCATGTCGAAGCTGCGCCACCCCTCGCGCTCCCAGGTCCTGCGCGACTACCTCGACTAG
- a CDS encoding DUF6082 family protein, producing MATRKTGKRGLDVAAVAGLGMAAGILATAAVRRHTPEYLHSRLECLEQQADTRRQANLASQQRQHWELLGKAMDDPELAAVLDIFEIPVTAQKRRQYLFANALYTNLLCYHRIGNLSRDEFFKHARGMFQNPIARGVRVRDSAAAREPHGNRGGGTRPADRRPAASARRGRHRRVVGGRGPTT from the coding sequence ATGGCCACACGGAAAACTGGCAAGCGCGGGCTTGACGTCGCCGCGGTGGCGGGACTGGGGATGGCCGCGGGCATCCTCGCCACCGCGGCGGTTCGACGCCACACGCCGGAGTACCTGCACTCCCGTCTGGAATGCCTGGAACAACAGGCGGACACCCGGCGGCAGGCCAATCTGGCGAGCCAGCAGCGCCAGCACTGGGAGTTGCTGGGCAAGGCGATGGACGACCCCGAACTCGCCGCGGTCCTGGACATCTTCGAGATTCCTGTCACCGCGCAGAAGCGCCGCCAGTACCTCTTCGCCAACGCCCTGTACACGAACCTGCTCTGCTACCACCGTATCGGCAACCTCAGCCGGGACGAGTTCTTCAAGCACGCCCGGGGCATGTTCCAGAACCCGATCGCCAGGGGAGTACGGGTACGCGACTCGGCAGCAGCGCGCGAGCCTCACGGGAACCGAGGAGGCGGAACTCGGCCGGCTGATCGACGACCTGCTGCTTCGGCTCGACGAGGCCGACACCGACGAGTGGTGGGTGGTCGGGGACCCACCACGTGA
- a CDS encoding DUF7455 domain-containing protein yields MTTVLTPASPLTAADRCDRCGAQAYLRVVLLSGGELLFCAHHGRKFEPELKKIAAEIQDESERLTSPSAPAIEEER; encoded by the coding sequence GTGACTACTGTTCTGACCCCCGCGAGCCCACTGACGGCCGCCGATCGCTGCGACCGCTGCGGCGCCCAGGCATACCTGCGCGTCGTCCTGCTGAGCGGCGGAGAACTGCTCTTCTGCGCCCACCACGGCCGCAAGTTCGAGCCGGAACTCAAGAAGATCGCCGCCGAGATACAGGACGAGAGCGAGCGGCTGACCTCGCCGTCGGCCCCCGCCATCGAGGAAGAGCGCTGA
- a CDS encoding sucrase ferredoxin has translation MSTCSTASRELDEPVAGTAATARTWLLLEQPGPWGPKALTSSHLDPALGRALEAAASGTGVRIALIRRSGRHADHRTSATRQVYVAHTVPDSTWLHTATTTDPERLLDLDFAALGRGHSGTFATALDGRPHEGAPLALVCTNGRRDRCCALLGRPLAAELVASGVEGVWEVTHLGGHRFSPTVLVLPHGYAYGRAEAHAVKEVLHGAQEGRIVVEGCRGSSAWERPGQAAELAVRSEVGEYAAAALTVVRTDGAAPRWEVLVAHADGRRWRVEVAQGSSLPPRAESCGSALGSPARMDVVAVREVTLAALAS, from the coding sequence GTGAGTACGTGCTCAACCGCTTCCCGCGAGCTCGACGAGCCCGTTGCGGGAACCGCAGCCACCGCGAGGACCTGGCTCCTGCTGGAACAGCCCGGTCCCTGGGGCCCCAAGGCGCTCACCTCGAGCCACCTCGACCCGGCCCTGGGCCGGGCCCTGGAGGCCGCCGCGTCGGGCACCGGGGTGCGTATCGCCCTGATCAGACGCTCCGGACGGCACGCGGACCACAGGACGTCCGCCACCCGTCAGGTGTACGTGGCCCACACCGTGCCCGACAGCACCTGGCTGCACACCGCCACGACCACGGACCCGGAGCGCCTGCTCGACCTCGACTTCGCCGCCCTCGGCAGGGGACACAGCGGCACCTTCGCCACGGCGCTCGACGGGCGGCCGCACGAGGGCGCCCCGCTCGCCCTCGTCTGCACCAACGGCAGGCGCGACCGCTGCTGCGCACTCCTCGGCCGCCCCCTTGCGGCCGAGCTCGTCGCCTCCGGCGTCGAGGGCGTCTGGGAGGTCACCCACCTGGGCGGACACCGTTTCTCGCCCACGGTGCTCGTGCTGCCCCACGGCTACGCGTACGGCAGGGCCGAGGCGCATGCCGTCAAGGAGGTGCTCCACGGCGCGCAGGAGGGCCGGATCGTGGTGGAGGGGTGCCGAGGGAGCTCCGCCTGGGAACGCCCCGGCCAGGCGGCCGAGCTGGCCGTGCGCAGCGAGGTGGGCGAGTACGCCGCCGCGGCGCTGACCGTCGTACGGACGGACGGCGCGGCCCCGCGCTGGGAGGTGCTCGTCGCGCACGCCGACGGGCGCCGCTGGCGGGTGGAGGTGGCACAGGGCTCGTCCCTGCCGCCCCGCGCGGAGAGCTGCGGGTCCGCACTGGGCTCGCCCGCGCGGATGGACGTGGTGGCGGTCCGCGAGGTGACCCTGGCGGCGCTCGCGAGCTGA